A window of Melopsittacus undulatus isolate bMelUnd1 chromosome 2, bMelUnd1.mat.Z, whole genome shotgun sequence contains these coding sequences:
- the ALG11 gene encoding GDP-Man:Man(3)GlcNAc(2)-PP-Dol alpha-1,2-mannosyltransferase isoform X2: MVAGGLCLCGLIRLLCSLLIPALFLSGILCVCVVILLWGIRFWIQQRKKQLTLAGRDGKRPLLVAFFHPYCNAGGGGERVLWCAIRTLQKKYRNVTCVVYTGDRGVTGEEIVEGAFRRFSIKLTHPVKFVFLEKRYLVEASLYPHFTLLGQSLGSVFLAWEALLKCVPDIYIDSMGYAFTLPLFKYLGGCHVGCYVHYPTISTDMLSVVRNQDTRFNNAAFITNSPLFSRFKLVYYYFFAFMYGLVGSCSDVIMVNSSWTLNHILSLWKAGACTSIVYPPCDVQTFLDIPLEVEKSTCEYSIVSVGQFRPEKDHPLQIRAFAKLLKEKRLGQQPSLKLVLIGGCRNQQDEERVDNLKGLCEELGVSNNVTFRINIPFEELKRHLAEATIGLHTMWNEHFGIGVVECMAAGTVILAHNSGGPKLDIVVPFEGHITGFLAENEDSYVERMAHILSLSPEKRLEIRENARRSVHRFSDQHFEETFLLSVEPLFK; the protein is encoded by the exons ATGGTGGCGGGTGGGCTGTGCCTTTGCGGGCTGATCAG ATTGCTGTGCTCATTGTTAATCCCTGCATTATTTCTAAGTGGAATTTTGTGTGTTTGCGTGGTGATACTACTGTGGGGAATACGGTTCTGGatacagcaaaggaagaaacagcTGACCTTAGCAGGAAGAGATGGGAAGCGGCCATTGCTGGTTGCCTTTTTTCACCCCTATTGCAATGCAGGTGGCGGAGGGGAGAGAGTCTTGTGGTGTGCCATAAGGACACTCCAGAAAAA GTATAGAAATGTGACATGTGTGGTTTACACTGGTGATAGAGGTGTCACTGGAGAAGAAATAGTAGAAGGTGCTTTCAGAAGATTCAGTATTAAATTGACTCACCCTGTGAAGTTTGTGTTTCTAGAAAAACGCTACCTTGTGGAAGCTTCGCTTTACCCTCACTTCACTTTGCTGGGACAAAGTTTAGGATCAGTGTTTCTTGCCTGGGAAGCTCTTCTAAAGTGTGTTCCTGATATTTATATTGACTCAATGGGTTATGCCTTCAcccttcccctttttaaatACTTAGGAGGTTGCCACGTTGGATGCTACGTCCATTACCCCACTATCAGCACCGATATGCTCTCTGTCGTTAGGAATCAAGATACCAGATTTAACAATGCAGCTTTCATTACAAACAGCCCTCTTTTCAGCAGATTTAAACTTGTCTACTACTACTTCTTTGCTTTCATGTATGGACTGGTTGGGTCCTGCAGTGATGTGATAATGGTTAATTCTTCTTGGACACTAAATCATATCCTTTCCCTCTGGAAAGCTGGGGCTTGCACTAGCATTGTGTATCCACCATGCGATGTTCAGACCTTCCTGGATATTCCACTGGAAGTGGAAAAGAGCACCTGTGAATATTCCATTGTTTCTGTTGGCCAGTTCAGGCCTGAAAAAGATCATCCTTTGCAAATCAGAGCCTTCGCTAAATTGCTAAAAGAGAAGAGACTGGGGCAGCAGCCGTCATTGAAGCTTGTCTTAATTGGAGGCTGTCGTAACCAGCAAGATGAAGAGCGTGTAGATAACCTTAAAGGTCTTTGTGAAGAGCTGGGAGTTAGTAACAATGTGACATTCAGAATAAACATTCCCTTTGAGGAGCTAAAGAGACATCTGGCAGAGGCCACCATTGGCCTGCATACAATGTGGAATGAGCACTTTGGGATCG GAGTCGTTGAATGTATGGCAGCTGGCACAGTTATCCTGGCTCACAACTCTGGAGGCCCCAAGTTAGATATTGTGGTACCCTTCGAAGGACACATTACAGGCTTCCTAGCAGAAAATGAGGACAGTTATGTGGAAAGGATGGCTCATATCCTCTCTTTGTCTCCTGAAAAAAGGTTAGAGATCAGAGAAAATGCTCGTCGCTCTGTGCACAGGTTTTCTGACCAGCATTTTGAAGAAACATTCCTGTTATCTGTGGAGCcactatttaaataa
- the ALG11 gene encoding GDP-Man:Man(3)GlcNAc(2)-PP-Dol alpha-1,2-mannosyltransferase isoform X1, whose product MVAGGLCLCGLISLKFLACFRLLCSLLIPALFLSGILCVCVVILLWGIRFWIQQRKKQLTLAGRDGKRPLLVAFFHPYCNAGGGGERVLWCAIRTLQKKYRNVTCVVYTGDRGVTGEEIVEGAFRRFSIKLTHPVKFVFLEKRYLVEASLYPHFTLLGQSLGSVFLAWEALLKCVPDIYIDSMGYAFTLPLFKYLGGCHVGCYVHYPTISTDMLSVVRNQDTRFNNAAFITNSPLFSRFKLVYYYFFAFMYGLVGSCSDVIMVNSSWTLNHILSLWKAGACTSIVYPPCDVQTFLDIPLEVEKSTCEYSIVSVGQFRPEKDHPLQIRAFAKLLKEKRLGQQPSLKLVLIGGCRNQQDEERVDNLKGLCEELGVSNNVTFRINIPFEELKRHLAEATIGLHTMWNEHFGIGVVECMAAGTVILAHNSGGPKLDIVVPFEGHITGFLAENEDSYVERMAHILSLSPEKRLEIRENARRSVHRFSDQHFEETFLLSVEPLFK is encoded by the exons ATGGTGGCGGGTGGGCTGTGCCTTTGCGGGCTGATCAG TTTAAAATTTCTGGCTTGTTTCAGATTGCTGTGCTCATTGTTAATCCCTGCATTATTTCTAAGTGGAATTTTGTGTGTTTGCGTGGTGATACTACTGTGGGGAATACGGTTCTGGatacagcaaaggaagaaacagcTGACCTTAGCAGGAAGAGATGGGAAGCGGCCATTGCTGGTTGCCTTTTTTCACCCCTATTGCAATGCAGGTGGCGGAGGGGAGAGAGTCTTGTGGTGTGCCATAAGGACACTCCAGAAAAA GTATAGAAATGTGACATGTGTGGTTTACACTGGTGATAGAGGTGTCACTGGAGAAGAAATAGTAGAAGGTGCTTTCAGAAGATTCAGTATTAAATTGACTCACCCTGTGAAGTTTGTGTTTCTAGAAAAACGCTACCTTGTGGAAGCTTCGCTTTACCCTCACTTCACTTTGCTGGGACAAAGTTTAGGATCAGTGTTTCTTGCCTGGGAAGCTCTTCTAAAGTGTGTTCCTGATATTTATATTGACTCAATGGGTTATGCCTTCAcccttcccctttttaaatACTTAGGAGGTTGCCACGTTGGATGCTACGTCCATTACCCCACTATCAGCACCGATATGCTCTCTGTCGTTAGGAATCAAGATACCAGATTTAACAATGCAGCTTTCATTACAAACAGCCCTCTTTTCAGCAGATTTAAACTTGTCTACTACTACTTCTTTGCTTTCATGTATGGACTGGTTGGGTCCTGCAGTGATGTGATAATGGTTAATTCTTCTTGGACACTAAATCATATCCTTTCCCTCTGGAAAGCTGGGGCTTGCACTAGCATTGTGTATCCACCATGCGATGTTCAGACCTTCCTGGATATTCCACTGGAAGTGGAAAAGAGCACCTGTGAATATTCCATTGTTTCTGTTGGCCAGTTCAGGCCTGAAAAAGATCATCCTTTGCAAATCAGAGCCTTCGCTAAATTGCTAAAAGAGAAGAGACTGGGGCAGCAGCCGTCATTGAAGCTTGTCTTAATTGGAGGCTGTCGTAACCAGCAAGATGAAGAGCGTGTAGATAACCTTAAAGGTCTTTGTGAAGAGCTGGGAGTTAGTAACAATGTGACATTCAGAATAAACATTCCCTTTGAGGAGCTAAAGAGACATCTGGCAGAGGCCACCATTGGCCTGCATACAATGTGGAATGAGCACTTTGGGATCG GAGTCGTTGAATGTATGGCAGCTGGCACAGTTATCCTGGCTCACAACTCTGGAGGCCCCAAGTTAGATATTGTGGTACCCTTCGAAGGACACATTACAGGCTTCCTAGCAGAAAATGAGGACAGTTATGTGGAAAGGATGGCTCATATCCTCTCTTTGTCTCCTGAAAAAAGGTTAGAGATCAGAGAAAATGCTCGTCGCTCTGTGCACAGGTTTTCTGACCAGCATTTTGAAGAAACATTCCTGTTATCTGTGGAGCcactatttaaataa
- the ALG11 gene encoding GDP-Man:Man(3)GlcNAc(2)-PP-Dol alpha-1,2-mannosyltransferase isoform X3 — protein sequence MVAGGLCLCGLISGILCVCVVILLWGIRFWIQQRKKQLTLAGRDGKRPLLVAFFHPYCNAGGGGERVLWCAIRTLQKKYRNVTCVVYTGDRGVTGEEIVEGAFRRFSIKLTHPVKFVFLEKRYLVEASLYPHFTLLGQSLGSVFLAWEALLKCVPDIYIDSMGYAFTLPLFKYLGGCHVGCYVHYPTISTDMLSVVRNQDTRFNNAAFITNSPLFSRFKLVYYYFFAFMYGLVGSCSDVIMVNSSWTLNHILSLWKAGACTSIVYPPCDVQTFLDIPLEVEKSTCEYSIVSVGQFRPEKDHPLQIRAFAKLLKEKRLGQQPSLKLVLIGGCRNQQDEERVDNLKGLCEELGVSNNVTFRINIPFEELKRHLAEATIGLHTMWNEHFGIGVVECMAAGTVILAHNSGGPKLDIVVPFEGHITGFLAENEDSYVERMAHILSLSPEKRLEIRENARRSVHRFSDQHFEETFLLSVEPLFK from the exons ATGGTGGCGGGTGGGCTGTGCCTTTGCGGGCTGATCAG TGGAATTTTGTGTGTTTGCGTGGTGATACTACTGTGGGGAATACGGTTCTGGatacagcaaaggaagaaacagcTGACCTTAGCAGGAAGAGATGGGAAGCGGCCATTGCTGGTTGCCTTTTTTCACCCCTATTGCAATGCAGGTGGCGGAGGGGAGAGAGTCTTGTGGTGTGCCATAAGGACACTCCAGAAAAA GTATAGAAATGTGACATGTGTGGTTTACACTGGTGATAGAGGTGTCACTGGAGAAGAAATAGTAGAAGGTGCTTTCAGAAGATTCAGTATTAAATTGACTCACCCTGTGAAGTTTGTGTTTCTAGAAAAACGCTACCTTGTGGAAGCTTCGCTTTACCCTCACTTCACTTTGCTGGGACAAAGTTTAGGATCAGTGTTTCTTGCCTGGGAAGCTCTTCTAAAGTGTGTTCCTGATATTTATATTGACTCAATGGGTTATGCCTTCAcccttcccctttttaaatACTTAGGAGGTTGCCACGTTGGATGCTACGTCCATTACCCCACTATCAGCACCGATATGCTCTCTGTCGTTAGGAATCAAGATACCAGATTTAACAATGCAGCTTTCATTACAAACAGCCCTCTTTTCAGCAGATTTAAACTTGTCTACTACTACTTCTTTGCTTTCATGTATGGACTGGTTGGGTCCTGCAGTGATGTGATAATGGTTAATTCTTCTTGGACACTAAATCATATCCTTTCCCTCTGGAAAGCTGGGGCTTGCACTAGCATTGTGTATCCACCATGCGATGTTCAGACCTTCCTGGATATTCCACTGGAAGTGGAAAAGAGCACCTGTGAATATTCCATTGTTTCTGTTGGCCAGTTCAGGCCTGAAAAAGATCATCCTTTGCAAATCAGAGCCTTCGCTAAATTGCTAAAAGAGAAGAGACTGGGGCAGCAGCCGTCATTGAAGCTTGTCTTAATTGGAGGCTGTCGTAACCAGCAAGATGAAGAGCGTGTAGATAACCTTAAAGGTCTTTGTGAAGAGCTGGGAGTTAGTAACAATGTGACATTCAGAATAAACATTCCCTTTGAGGAGCTAAAGAGACATCTGGCAGAGGCCACCATTGGCCTGCATACAATGTGGAATGAGCACTTTGGGATCG GAGTCGTTGAATGTATGGCAGCTGGCACAGTTATCCTGGCTCACAACTCTGGAGGCCCCAAGTTAGATATTGTGGTACCCTTCGAAGGACACATTACAGGCTTCCTAGCAGAAAATGAGGACAGTTATGTGGAAAGGATGGCTCATATCCTCTCTTTGTCTCCTGAAAAAAGGTTAGAGATCAGAGAAAATGCTCGTCGCTCTGTGCACAGGTTTTCTGACCAGCATTTTGAAGAAACATTCCTGTTATCTGTGGAGCcactatttaaataa